In the Schistocerca gregaria isolate iqSchGreg1 chromosome 6, iqSchGreg1.2, whole genome shotgun sequence genome, one interval contains:
- the LOC126278252 gene encoding uncharacterized protein LOC126278252: MSKADGDLDRDRAYDLRVQQQVTMSKADGDLDRDRAYDLRVRRQVTTSKADDGDLERERAYDLRVRRQVTTSKADGDLDRERAYDLRVRRQVTKSKPDGDLDRDRAYDLRVRRQVTMSKADGDLDRDRAYDLRVQRQVTTSKVEDGDLDRERAYDLRVRRQVTTSKADGDLDRERAYDLRVRRRVTTSKADGDLDLDRAYDLRVRRQVTMSKADDGDLDRERAYDLRVRRQVTTSKADGDLDRDRAYDLRVQRQVTMSKADGDLDRVGAYDLRVRRQVTMSKADGDLDRDRAYDLGVRRQVTMSKADDGDLERERAYDLRVRRQVTTSKADGDLDRERAYDLRVRRQVTTSKADGDLDRDRVYGLREGRQVTMLKADGDLDRDRAYDLRFRRQVTTSKVDGNLDRDRSYDLRVRRQVTMSKADGDLD, translated from the exons atgtccaaagcagatggtgacctggaccgcgaccgagcatatgatctaagagtccaacaacaagtgacaatgtccaaagcagacggtgacctggaccgagaccgagcatatgatctaagagtccgacgacaagtgacaacgtccaaagcagatg atggtgacctggaacgagaacgagcatatgatctaagagtccgacgacaagtgacaacgtccaaagcagatggagacctggaccgagaacgagcatatgatctaagagtccgacgacaagtgacaaagtCCAAaccagatggtgacctggaccgagaccgagcatatgatctaagagtccgacgacaagtcacaatgtccaaagcagacggtgacctggaccgagaccgagcatatgatctaagagtccaacgacaagtgacaacgtccaaagtagaag atggtgacctggaccgagaacgagcatatgatctaagagtccgacgacaagtgacaacgtccaaagcagatggtgacttggaccgagaacgagcatatgatctaagagtccgacgacgagtgacaacgtccaaagcagatggtgacctggacctcgaccgagcatatgatctaagagtccgacgacaagtgactatgtccaaagcagacg atggtgacctggaccgagaacgagcatatgatctaagagtccgacgacaagtgacaacgtctaaagcagatggtgacctggaccgagaccgtgcatatgatctaagagtccaacgacaagtgacaatgtccaaagcagatggtgacctggaccgcgtcggagcatatgatctaagagtccgacgacaagtgacaatgtccaaagcagacggtgacctggaccgagaccgagcatatgatctaggagtccgacgacaagtgacaatgtccaaagcagacg atggtgacctggaacgagaacgagcatatgatctaagagtccgacgacaagtgacaacgtccaaagcagatggagaCCTGGatcgagaacgagcatatgatctaagagtccgacgacaagtgacaacgtccaaagcagatggcgacctggaccgcgaccgagtATATGGTCTAAGAGAAGGACGACAAGTCACAATGTtaaaagcagacggtgacctggaccgagaccgagcatatgatctaagattccgacgacaagtgacaacgtccaaagtagatggtaacctggaccgagaccgatcatatgatctaagagtccgacgacaagtgacaatgtccaaagcagacggtgacctggactga